Proteins encoded within one genomic window of Bacillus thuringiensis:
- a CDS encoding GNAT family N-acetyltransferase, which produces MHAQIVQTDEQLRDAFSVRKQVFVNEQRVSAEEEYDEFEETSIHVVIYDNDVPVGAGRFRTIDGIGKMERICVLASHRKKGIGKIVMDALETYAKEHSLPKLKLHAQTHAEDFYKKLGYVTHSDVFMEANIPHIVMIKEL; this is translated from the coding sequence TTGCACGCACAGATTGTACAAACGGATGAACAACTAAGAGATGCCTTCTCTGTACGTAAACAAGTGTTTGTAAATGAACAACGTGTCTCTGCTGAAGAAGAGTACGATGAGTTTGAAGAAACTTCCATACACGTCGTTATATATGACAATGATGTTCCAGTTGGTGCTGGACGTTTTCGCACCATTGATGGCATTGGAAAAATGGAGCGCATTTGTGTACTAGCTTCCCATCGTAAAAAAGGCATTGGAAAAATTGTTATGGATGCACTTGAAACATATGCAAAGGAACACTCGCTACCAAAATTAAAGTTGCATGCCCAAACACATGCTGAAGATTTCTATAAGAAACTTGGATATGTAACGCATTCTGATGTATTTATGGAAGCAAATATTCCTCATATCGTTATGATAAAAGAATTGTAA
- a CDS encoding YjcG family protein has protein sequence MKLGIVIFPSKMIQDKANGLRKRYDPHYALVPPHITLKTPFETQDDQLESIVNELHTIASKTNPFTLHVGKVGSFAPVNNVLYFKVEKTPELTFLNEEMHSGLFTQEREYAFVPHLTIGQGLSDAEHADVLGRLRMKDFYYEQPIDRFHLLYQLENGTWTVHETFHLGKGNN, from the coding sequence ATGAAATTAGGCATTGTAATTTTTCCATCTAAAATGATTCAAGATAAAGCGAACGGATTGCGTAAACGTTATGATCCGCACTACGCATTAGTTCCGCCACATATTACATTGAAAACACCCTTTGAGACGCAAGATGATCAACTAGAATCGATTGTAAACGAGTTACATACAATCGCAAGTAAAACGAACCCTTTCACCCTTCATGTTGGGAAAGTTGGTTCATTCGCACCTGTTAATAACGTCCTTTACTTTAAAGTAGAAAAAACACCTGAACTTACTTTCTTAAATGAAGAAATGCATAGCGGGTTATTCACGCAAGAACGCGAATATGCTTTCGTACCTCATTTAACAATTGGACAAGGCTTATCAGACGCAGAGCATGCTGATGTGTTGGGCCGATTACGTATGAAAGATTTCTATTATGAACAACCAATTGATCGTTTCCATCTTCTATATCAATTAGAAAATGGAACATGGACTGTACACGAAACATTCCACCTTGGAAAGGGGAACAACTAA
- a CDS encoding alpha/beta hydrolase yields the protein MNQTIGRIEEISFYSASLQEDVTLLVYLPVNYTPLHKHTVVIAQDGRDYFQLGKAHRVIERLRETEEIDRTIIVGIPYKNVHDRKEKYFPNEVKNAAYIRFLAHELAPYIDENYPTYQMGKGRVLIGDSLGGTVSFMTALMYPHTFGKVVMQSPFVDETVMNLAKDFKTPEALELYHVIGTEETAVKRTDGQVSDFVGPNRELNTLLTDRNFITHYEEFEGNHTWKYWQTDLPKAFSHMLSMK from the coding sequence ATGAATCAAACAATTGGGAGAATTGAAGAGATTTCATTTTATAGTGCATCACTTCAAGAAGATGTTACACTTCTCGTTTACTTACCGGTAAATTACACACCGCTGCACAAACATACAGTTGTAATTGCACAAGATGGCAGAGATTATTTTCAGCTTGGGAAAGCACACCGTGTAATTGAGCGCCTTCGTGAAACTGAAGAAATTGACCGTACAATTATTGTCGGTATTCCATATAAAAATGTACACGATCGTAAAGAAAAATATTTCCCAAATGAAGTAAAAAACGCTGCGTATATTCGTTTCCTTGCTCATGAACTTGCACCGTATATCGATGAAAATTATCCAACGTACCAAATGGGAAAAGGTCGTGTGTTAATTGGTGATTCTCTTGGCGGAACAGTTTCCTTTATGACCGCACTTATGTATCCGCATACATTCGGTAAAGTCGTTATGCAATCACCATTTGTGGACGAAACAGTGATGAACTTAGCAAAAGACTTCAAAACTCCGGAGGCACTGGAGCTTTATCACGTCATTGGGACAGAAGAAACAGCTGTAAAGCGCACTGATGGGCAAGTATCTGATTTCGTAGGGCCGAACCGTGAGCTCAATACACTTCTGACAGATAGAAATTTCATCACGCATTACGAGGAATTTGAAGGTAATCATACGTGGAAATATTGGCAAACTGATTTACCGAAAGCTTTCTCTCATATGCTATCAATGAAATAA